Proteins encoded by one window of Carassius auratus strain Wakin chromosome 8, ASM336829v1, whole genome shotgun sequence:
- the LOC113107472 gene encoding leucine zipper putative tumor suppressor 1-like translates to MGSVSSLISGHSLHSKHCKSSENKVKKGLQSKKTGRSFDGFLKYGFSQDHCSTNNNSKVSYHSGKNDDFFYIKVSNKPRTANINTTEDSQGRTAEMDNEVDRRGGPPELVPLSGKLEKSIENILIRPTAFKPVPPRSSSSSVETHNDLSTILGKRISPIDRLKDLQDPKLETNSGTFSDSGRNSMSSLPTHSTSGSSQMDNLSTSTNHMARHGGLAKNIDTSQNAQGGVARMNGNSGSSWMCSVANGGNSWANGFGETNRNSESTNGNTRSIGVLSENVAAAISMNREITAAALTVASTEPKMDFSGNQELLLEHRFTISEQSPTKPSSSGGCVRSPISMDESLIQQLEEKLLERETELEELQTSLDEKESDTCHLFEEKQRYCAEEMEGLKQRCSTKLRQVSQRALKAQQLLQLQVIQLQQDKERLQEEVNQLNRDRDTAESRFRIYESQKNLVPTLEETQWEVCQKSGEISLLKQQLRDSQADAGNKLSEIVSLKASLKESRCKLEELEKKIKDYEGALHQRSAEVEVSKNEFQRKKNEADLLREKVNLLETDIKGMKQDLAMAKEEQQQLMTMRAKVEEQQLQLHISQARMEAFGTGQAKSKAQDGTSASKTLNHNGGTADLDALQKEVERVRGELKEEKQKKHKMMNSFQQERQTWNKEKDKVIRYQKQLQYNYLQMYRKNKDLEKILRELTAEMDSRSEIDMDSHTSEKILATEI, encoded by the exons ATGGGTAGCGTCAGCAGTTTGATATCAGGCCATAGCCTCCACAGCAAACACTGCAAATCTTCTGAAAACAAAGTCAAAAAGGGGCTTCAGTCGAAGAAAACAGGCCGTAGCTTTGATGGCTTTCTGAAGTATGGCTTCTCTCAGGACCATTGCAGCACCAACAACAACTCAAAAGTCAGCTATCATTCAGGCAAAAATGACGACTTCTTTTACATCAAGGTCAGCAACAAACCCCGAACTGCTAACATTAATACAACTGAAGACAGTCAAGGAAGAACAGCTGAGATGGACAATGAGGTGGACAGGAGAGGAGGGCCACCAGAATTAGTTCCGCTGTCTGGAAAACTAGAAAAG AGTATAGAGAATATTTTAATTCGACCCACCGCATTCAAACCAGTTCCTCCTCGAAGCAGCAGTTCCTCTGTGGAGACTCATAACGACTTGAGCACTATCCTGGGCAAGAGAATTAGTCCTATTGACAGGCTAAAAGATCTTCAGGATCCAAAGTTGGAGACAAATTCTGGTACCTTCTCTGACTCTGGAAGGAACTCTATGTCCAGCCTGCCTACTCACAGCACCAGTGGCAGCAGCCAGATGGACAACCTAAGCACTTCAACTAACCACATGGCACGCCATGGAGGCCTTGCCAAAAACATAGACACATCTCAGAACGCACAGGGGGGTGTAGCAAGGATGAATGGAAACTCTGGATCCAGTTGGATGTGTAGCGTTGCTAACGGTGGAAACAGTTGGGCCAATGGATTTGgcgaaacaaacagaaacagtgaGTCGACGAATGGCAATACAAGATCCATTGGTGTCCTAAGCGAAAATGTAGCGGCAGCAATAAGTATGAACAGAGAAATAACTGCTGCAGCACTTACCGTTGCATCCACTGAGCCAAAGATGGATTTCTCTGGAAACCAGGAACTGCTTCTGGAACACAGATTTACAATTTCAGAGCAAAGCCCGACAAAACCATCATCTTCCGGGGGCTGTGTCCGATCACCAATTTCAATGGATGAATCACTGATACAGCAGCTGGAGGAGAAACTTCTAGAACGTGAAACCGAGCTGGAGGAGTTACAAACGAGCCTTGATGAGAAGGAGTCAGACACATGTCATCTATTTGAGGAGAAGCAACGCTACTGTGCTGAGGAGATGGAGGGGTTGAAACAACGCTGTTCTACAAAACTCCGACAA GTGTCTCAGAGGGCTTTGAAAGCCCAACAGTTATTGCAGCTTCAGGTGATACAACTTCAACAGGACAAGGAACGTCTGCAGGAGGAGGTGAACCAGCTTAATCGTGACCGCGATACTGCAGAAAGCCGTTTCCGAATCTATGAGAGCCAGAAAAACCTAGTACCCACTCTAGAAGAGACTCAGTGGGAG GTGTGCCAGAAGTCAGGTGAGATTTCTCTGCTTAAGCAGCAACTTAGGGACTCCCAGGCCGATGCTGGAAACAAACTCAGTGAGATTGTAAGTCTCAAAGCCTCTCTGAAGGAGTCCAGATGCAAGCTGGAAGAACTGGAGAAGAAGATCAAAGACTATGAGGGAGCACTTCACCAGCGGAGCGCTGAGGTTGAG gTATCTAAAAATGAGTTTCAAAGAAAGAAGAATGAAGCTGACCTCCTCAGGGAGAAGGTGAACCTTCTGGAAACGGACATCAAGGGCATGAAGCAGGACTTAGCAATGGCCAAAGAGGAGCAACAGCAGCTTATGACCATGAGAGCCAAAGTCGAGGAGCAACAGCTGCAACTGCATATAAGCCAAGCCCGGATGGAGGCCTTTGGGACAGGTCAAGCCAAATCGAAAGCCCAGGATGGAACAAGTGCCAGCAAAACACTGAATCATAACGGAGGGACTGCGGACTTGGATGCCCTACAGAAAGAGGTAGAGAGGGTGAGAGGGGAACTGAAGGAAGAGAAGCAAAAGAAACATAAGATGATGAATAGCTTCCAGCAGGAGAGACAAACGTGgaataaagagaaagacaaagtaATCAGATACCAAAAGCAGTTGCAGTACAATTACCTACAGATGTACAGAAAGAACAAGGACCTGGAGAAGATTCTGAGGGAGCTAACGGCTGAAATGGACAGTCGGTCAGAGATAGACATGGACAGCCATACCTCTGAAAAGATTTTAGCCACAGAGATATGA